From a region of the Capricornis sumatraensis isolate serow.1 chromosome 22, serow.2, whole genome shotgun sequence genome:
- the GCM2 gene encoding chorion-specific transcription factor GCMb: MPAAEGQLADCAWSYGMKLSWDINDPQMPQKPAHFDRFCEWPDGYVRFIYSSDEKKAQRHLSGWAMRNTNNHNGHILKKSCLGVVVCAQDCALPDGSRLQLRPAICDKARLKQQKKPCPNCHSALELIPCRGHSGYPVTNFWRLDGNAIFFQAKGVHDHPRPESKSETEARRSAIKRQMASFYQPQKRRIQEPEAGESQDHSRHFNNIPSLENPEGLDVIPDASFPVPGQPRLSFPNSDAYKATCDLTTFQGDIVPPFQKYSNPRIYLPRTPCSYELAGPGYANSSPCPTFYKDAGSIPKDSDWVHLNALQYNVNTYSSFERSFDFTSKQHGWKPALGNAGPGERTDQGQFPPEATHPQYTLQPPCRYLATAPPAAPALQTVITTTTRVSYQACQPPALKCCDNVRDAKSLSSCDYASENTQMSIYPEALDLPAPVITASSPRASLPLKIPRDCWTVRQHSLPYPLGAAPSRTDGAEAWEVCPSRLGSTVNYSDRVSPFFSCDNENF, translated from the exons AAGCCAGCCCACTTTGACCGCTTCTGCGAGTGGCCAGACGGCTATGTGCGCTTCATCTACAGCAGCGACGAGAAGAAGGCGCAGCGGCACCTGAGCGGCTGGGCCATGCGCAACACCAACAACCACAATGGCCACATCCTCAAGAAGTCGTGCCTGGGCGTGGTGGTGTGTGCGCAGGACTGCGCCCTGCCCGACGGCTCGCGGCTGCAGCTGCGGCCGGCCATCTGCGACAAGGCGCGGCTGAAGCAGCAGA AGAAGCCTTGTCCCAACTGTCACTCTGCTTTGGAATTGATCCCTTGTCGAGGGCACAGCGGTTACCCTGTAACCAATTTCTGGCGACTGGATGGCAATGCAATCTTTTTTCAG GCCAAGGGAGTTCATGATCACCCAAGACCAGAGAGTAAGTCAGAGACGGAAGCTAGAAGAAGTGCAATCAAGAGACAAATGGCTTCTTTTTACCAACCACAGAAAAGGAGAATTCAAGAACCTGAG GCAGGAGAGAGTCAAGATCACAGTAGACATTTCAACAACATCCCTTCCCTGGAGAACCCAGAGGGCTTGGATGTGATTCCTGATGCCAGCTTCCCTGTTCCGGGCCAGCCCCGCCTTTCCTTTCCAAACTCAGATGCTTACAAAGCTACATGCGACCTCACCACCTTCCAGGGAGACATAGTACCACCCTTTCAGAAATATTCGAACCCAAGAATCTATTTGCCCCGGACCCCCTGCAGCTATGAATTGGCAGGTCCTGGATACGCAAATTCGAGCCCGTGTCCCACCTTTTATAAAGATGCCGGCAGTATCCCTAAGGACTCGGACTGGGTTCATCTGAACGCACTGCAGTACAACGTCAACACCTACAGCAGCTTTGAGAGGAGCTTTGATTTCACCAGCAAACAGCACGGCTGGAAACCAGCCCTTGGAAACGCTGGCCCAGGGGAGAGGACGGACCAAGGACAGTTCCCGCCCGAGGCCACTCACCCTCAGTACACCCTACAGCCCCCCTGCAGGTACCTCGCGACCGCCCCGCCCGCCGCTCCAGCCCTTCAGACGgtgatcaccaccaccaccagagtcTCCTACCAGGCCTGCCAGCCCCCCGCCCTGAAATGCTGTGACAACGTGCGGGACGCAAAGAGCCTCTCCAGCTGTGACTATGCTTCTGAAAACACCCAGATGTCCATCTACCCAGAAGCCTTGGACCTTCCAGCTCCAGTCATCACAGCAAGCTCTCCAAGAGCATCACTTCCTCTGAAGATTCCCAGAGATTGCTGGACTGTCAGACAACACTCTCTGCCTTATCCTCTAGGAGCAGCACCCTCCCGGACAGACGGAGCAGAGGCCTGGGAAGTGTGTCCCTCCAGACTGGGGTCTACAGTCAACTATTCAGATCGAGTCAGTCCATTCTTTAGCTGTGACAATGAGAACTTTTGA